A window of the Caldisericum sp. genome harbors these coding sequences:
- a CDS encoding alpha-ketoacid dehydrogenase subunit beta produces the protein MREITFSEALGEAILEEMSRDPTIFTYGEDIAKQGGIFGAYKPILGKYQDRIIDTPISEEVIFGSALGAALAGMRPVAEFHFADFLFTGMAAIANQIMKFKYMTGGQGKLHLILRGPDGISKSAAAQHSESIETIFMHIPGIKVIIPSTPYDMKGLFKTALKSDDPVICFEHKMLYAKKGPVPEEEYYIPFGVADVKREGRDVTVIATSRMVHESLAAAEELSKEGISVEVVDLRTLVPWDKETVFKSVKKTHKVVIAHETWRRAGWGAEIAATIQEELFDYLDAPIRRVGAKNVHIPFSPPLQDFVVPDRKSVIEAVRSVL, from the coding sequence ATGAGAGAGATAACATTTTCAGAGGCTCTTGGAGAAGCAATCTTAGAGGAAATGTCAAGAGACCCAACCATTTTTACTTATGGAGAAGACATTGCAAAACAAGGTGGTATTTTTGGTGCTTATAAGCCAATTCTTGGAAAATATCAGGATAGAATAATTGACACCCCAATTTCTGAAGAGGTAATTTTTGGTTCAGCGCTCGGTGCAGCACTTGCAGGAATGAGGCCTGTTGCGGAATTTCATTTTGCAGATTTCCTATTTACTGGTATGGCTGCAATTGCAAATCAGATTATGAAATTTAAGTATATGACAGGAGGACAGGGGAAACTTCATCTAATTTTGAGAGGTCCTGATGGCATTTCTAAATCGGCTGCCGCACAACACTCAGAATCAATCGAAACGATCTTTATGCATATCCCGGGTATAAAAGTAATCATTCCTTCAACGCCTTATGATATGAAAGGGCTATTCAAGACTGCTCTTAAGTCAGACGACCCTGTCATCTGTTTTGAACACAAAATGCTATATGCCAAAAAAGGTCCTGTTCCAGAAGAGGAATACTATATACCTTTTGGGGTTGCAGATGTGAAAAGAGAAGGGCGTGATGTGACTGTTATTGCAACTTCAAGGATGGTCCACGAATCGCTTGCCGCAGCAGAAGAACTTTCAAAAGAAGGCATAAGTGTTGAGGTTGTTGACTTAAGAACGCTTGTTCCATGGGATAAGGAAACTGTATTCAAGTCTGTTAAAAAGACTCACAAAGTTGTAATTGCCCATGAAACATGGAGGAGAGCAGGATGGGGCGCAGAAATTGCCGCAACTATTCAGGAAGAATTATTCGACTATCTTGATGCACCTATAAGAAGGGTAGGTGCAAAAAATGTTCATATTCCTTTCTCTCCGCCTCTGCAGGACTTTGTAGTGCCTGATAGAAAAAGCGTAATTGAAGCGGTAAGGAGTGTGCTGTGA
- a CDS encoding thiamine pyrophosphate-dependent dehydrogenase E1 component subunit alpha has product MELSKDLLLKLYKDMVRIRTFELKAEELFLQGKLPGFIHLYIGEEAIAVGAMANLRVEDYITSTHRGHGHMIAKGASMRRMMAELYGKKHGYCKGKGGSMHIADVSIGVLGANGEVGGGLPIAVGAGMAIKLQKKDNVVVSFFGDGASNRGSFHESLNWASVFKLPVIFLNENNQFASTERVQETTSVENIADRAVGYNIPGVTIDGNDVLAVYETVKEAVERARNGGGPTLIEAKTYRIKGHFVGDPQLYRTKEEVEMKWTNEPIGRFEKTLFEGGFLNDKAKEEIWKEARAEVEDAVKFAEEDEYPAPEEALEDLFEDSTNCLY; this is encoded by the coding sequence ATGGAGTTATCAAAAGATTTGTTATTGAAGCTCTACAAAGACATGGTCCGAATAAGGACCTTTGAGCTAAAAGCAGAAGAATTATTCCTGCAGGGAAAACTACCAGGGTTTATTCATCTCTACATTGGAGAAGAAGCTATTGCAGTTGGCGCTATGGCAAACTTGCGTGTTGAGGATTATATAACTTCAACTCACCGTGGGCACGGTCACATGATTGCAAAAGGTGCTTCGATGCGGCGAATGATGGCAGAACTCTATGGTAAAAAGCATGGCTATTGCAAGGGTAAAGGTGGCTCAATGCACATTGCAGATGTGTCAATAGGCGTGCTTGGAGCAAATGGAGAAGTTGGTGGTGGTCTTCCCATTGCAGTAGGTGCCGGGATGGCAATTAAGTTGCAGAAGAAGGACAATGTTGTTGTCTCATTTTTCGGAGACGGTGCATCGAATAGAGGTTCTTTCCACGAGTCTTTGAACTGGGCATCAGTTTTCAAACTTCCTGTTATTTTCTTGAACGAGAATAACCAGTTTGCTTCAACTGAAAGAGTTCAGGAAACAACATCCGTTGAAAACATTGCTGACAGAGCCGTAGGCTATAACATTCCTGGCGTTACAATAGATGGAAACGATGTTCTTGCAGTTTATGAGACAGTAAAGGAAGCTGTTGAAAGAGCGAGAAATGGCGGAGGACCAACTCTTATTGAAGCAAAGACCTATAGGATAAAAGGGCATTTTGTAGGAGATCCGCAACTCTACAGAACAAAAGAAGAAGTTGAAATGAAATGGACAAATGAGCCTATAGGAAGATTTGAAAAAACCCTTTTCGAAGGTGGATTTTTAAATGACAAGGCAAAGGAAGAAATATGGAAAGAGGCACGGGCAGAAGTAGAAGATGCTGTCAAATTTGCAGAAGAAGATGAATATCCTGCACCAGAAGAGGCTCTTGAAGACTTATTTGAAGATAGCACCAATTGTCTTTACTAA